A window of the Cellvibrio sp. pealriver genome harbors these coding sequences:
- a CDS encoding biopolymer transporter ExbD: protein MAISSGGDSDEVLSEINITPMVDVMLVLLVVFIITAPLMTNAINVNLPDTETTVQIEEPKKPLVLSIDAEGKIYLDKDEYALEILQQELENRKLSDPELRLNLNADDAVNYGVVAKVMVLIEKAGIEKLSMVTERGS from the coding sequence ATGGCAATTTCTTCCGGTGGCGATAGCGATGAAGTATTAAGTGAGATCAACATTACACCGATGGTGGACGTGATGTTGGTATTGCTGGTGGTGTTTATTATTACTGCGCCCTTAATGACCAATGCGATTAATGTCAATTTGCCCGATACGGAAACTACTGTGCAAATAGAAGAGCCCAAAAAACCGTTGGTGCTTAGTATTGATGCAGAAGGAAAAATTTATCTGGATAAAGATGAGTACGCATTGGAAATTTTGCAGCAGGAACTGGAGAACCGAAAATTATCAGACCCTGAGTTGCGTTTGAACCTTAATGCAGATGATGCGGTGAATTACGGTGTGGTTGCAAAAGTTATGGTATTGATTGAAAAAGCGGGAATTGAAAAATTATCAATGGTGACTGAACGCGGAAGTTAA
- a CDS encoding TonB-dependent receptor: MKYARISRSSPSFLITPLAAAVFTFSAPAALSQTSAYKVDYKTEQTSEQTSEQTSAQTTEQATTVSASAEKKNNPQLKTVTVIGHRLNQLGKKISAAEGTVGSAEIANRPVLRTGEILEFVPGMVVTQHSGSGKANQYFLRGFNLDHGTDFNSSIDGMPINMRTHGHGQGYTDLNFIIPELISSIDYRKGAYYADVGDFSGAGAASFRLKNLLGENSVSATLGENHYGRVFAAGEVALHEGLLLVGIERQVSDGPWTDINEDIDKLNLNARYVKPFADGTFSLTAMAYDNSWNSPDQIPARAVEQGLIDSYGSLNPTNGGESSRYSLSANWLTDSWNANLYAIQSDLLLISDFTYFLDDPVNGDQYKQVDDRHIFGGALSHQWNTELFNIAVNHHIGSEFRYDDIATVGLYKTKAREWLSTVREDGVKEASSGLFGQTRFLLSDAFSTHIGLRYDYYHVDVDSNIVENSGAEDTGKFSLKAGATYLFSDHLEAFINAGQGFHSNDARGATLTLDPVTQEPADAVELIVPSTGAEVGLKLFDEKRFNISASLWYLESESELIFIGDAGHNEASRASERVGAELASYFWFANKWNLDVELAWTRARFSENTREEGKYVDGSVPFVASTGISYGGQGNGLHSSLRYRYFGARVLESFNDIKADSTSTVNFGIGYQWDSINIELEVHNVLDSDEHDIDYYYASRLAGEPEEGIEDLHYHPAEPRTLRAKIEYRF; this comes from the coding sequence ATGAAATACGCCAGAATATCCCGTTCCTCACCCTCGTTTTTAATTACCCCTTTGGCCGCTGCTGTATTTACCTTTAGCGCTCCTGCTGCGCTAAGCCAAACATCAGCTTACAAAGTTGACTATAAGACCGAACAAACATCTGAACAAACATCTGAACAGACATCTGCACAAACAACTGAACAGGCAACTACAGTTTCAGCATCGGCTGAGAAAAAAAATAATCCCCAACTGAAAACTGTGACGGTAATTGGCCACCGCTTAAACCAGTTGGGTAAAAAAATATCAGCGGCAGAAGGTACTGTAGGCAGTGCCGAAATTGCCAACCGGCCAGTATTGCGTACCGGTGAAATTCTGGAGTTTGTGCCCGGCATGGTAGTGACCCAACACAGTGGTTCCGGTAAAGCAAACCAGTATTTCCTGCGGGGTTTTAATCTGGATCACGGTACGGATTTTAATTCCAGTATTGATGGTATGCCGATCAATATGCGCACTCACGGCCACGGCCAAGGCTATACCGATCTCAATTTTATTATTCCTGAACTCATCAGTAGCATCGATTATCGCAAAGGCGCTTATTATGCGGATGTCGGTGATTTTTCAGGCGCAGGTGCTGCTTCATTCAGATTAAAAAATCTGCTGGGTGAAAATAGTGTTTCTGCAACACTGGGTGAAAATCATTATGGCCGCGTGTTTGCAGCGGGCGAAGTTGCACTACACGAGGGCTTGTTGTTGGTAGGTATTGAACGCCAGGTATCGGACGGCCCCTGGACTGATATTAATGAAGATATTGATAAGCTCAACCTTAACGCCCGCTACGTAAAACCCTTTGCCGATGGCACTTTTTCGCTGACCGCAATGGCCTATGACAACAGCTGGAATTCACCCGACCAAATTCCCGCACGCGCTGTAGAACAAGGGCTGATAGATTCTTATGGCTCGCTCAACCCAACCAATGGTGGAGAATCCAGCCGTTACAGCCTTTCAGCAAATTGGCTTACCGATAGTTGGAATGCCAACCTTTATGCAATCCAATCTGATTTGTTATTAATTTCTGATTTTACCTATTTTTTAGATGATCCCGTTAATGGCGACCAATATAAACAAGTAGATGATCGCCACATTTTCGGCGGTGCCCTATCCCACCAGTGGAATACAGAATTGTTTAACATCGCCGTTAATCATCATATTGGTAGCGAATTTCGTTACGACGACATTGCAACAGTCGGGCTCTACAAAACCAAAGCGCGCGAATGGTTAAGTACCGTTCGGGAAGATGGCGTAAAAGAAGCATCCAGCGGCTTATTTGGCCAAACCCGTTTTTTGTTGAGCGATGCATTCAGTACGCACATAGGTTTACGTTACGACTATTACCATGTCGATGTTGACAGCAATATTGTCGAAAATAGTGGCGCAGAAGATACAGGAAAGTTCAGCCTTAAAGCAGGTGCGACTTATTTATTTAGCGATCATCTGGAAGCGTTTATCAATGCAGGCCAAGGCTTCCATTCTAACGACGCGCGCGGTGCAACACTCACACTTGATCCGGTCACACAGGAGCCTGCGGATGCTGTTGAATTAATCGTCCCCTCTACCGGCGCTGAAGTTGGTTTAAAACTGTTTGATGAAAAACGTTTTAATATTTCAGCCTCTTTATGGTATTTGGAATCAGAATCGGAATTAATTTTTATTGGCGATGCAGGCCACAACGAAGCCAGCCGCGCATCAGAACGTGTGGGCGCAGAACTTGCCAGTTATTTCTGGTTTGCGAACAAATGGAATCTGGATGTAGAGCTGGCATGGACACGTGCACGCTTCAGTGAAAACACTCGCGAAGAGGGAAAATATGTTGATGGCTCTGTGCCCTTTGTTGCAAGCACCGGCATTAGTTATGGCGGGCAAGGTAACGGCTTGCACAGTTCATTGCGCTATCGCTATTTTGGTGCGCGGGTACTGGAAAGTTTTAACGACATTAAAGCCGATTCAACCAGCACAGTGAATTTTGGTATTGGCTACCAGTGGGACAGCATCAACATTGAATTGGAAGTGCACAATGTGTTGGATAGCGACGAGCATGATATTGATTACTACTATGCCTCACGCTTGGCGGGCGAACCTGAAGAAGGAATCGAGGACTTGCACTACCACCCTGCTGAACCGCGCACACTCAGGGCGAAAATAGAATATCGCTTTTAA
- a CDS encoding sulfate/molybdate ABC transporter ATP-binding protein produces the protein MSIQVRNLHKQFGQFTALNNVSLDFPTGELVALLGPSGCGKTTLLRIIAGLENPDAGSVHFHGEDATNVHVRERNVGFVFQHYALFRHMTVFDNVAFGLTVRPKETRPSADAIKKRVHELLELVQLDWLADRYPHQLSGGQRQRIALARALAVEPKVLLLDEPFGALDAKVRKDLRRWLRRLHDELHITSIFVTHDQEEAMEVADKIVVLNKGQIEQIGTPDDIYNNPASPFVYDFIGQVNLFHSRVDNGWAHIGDYKIPAPEHNDIANQPAIAYVRPHDIELSEQQSDGAIAARIAHVSTAGSVLRIELLHQLNNEVLHVELPRAQERSLNLSVGASVYARPTNSKVFLQK, from the coding sequence ATGAGCATTCAAGTCCGCAACTTACATAAACAGTTTGGTCAGTTTACTGCACTGAACAATGTGTCTTTGGATTTCCCCACGGGCGAATTAGTCGCCCTGCTCGGCCCATCGGGCTGCGGAAAAACAACACTGCTGCGTATTATCGCCGGTTTGGAAAATCCGGATGCTGGCAGTGTGCATTTCCACGGTGAAGACGCCACTAACGTGCATGTGCGCGAGCGCAATGTGGGTTTTGTATTCCAACACTATGCGCTGTTCCGCCACATGACAGTGTTTGATAACGTCGCCTTTGGTTTAACCGTGCGCCCGAAAGAGACAAGACCTTCTGCCGATGCAATCAAAAAACGTGTGCATGAATTATTGGAATTGGTGCAGTTGGATTGGCTGGCCGATCGCTACCCGCATCAATTATCTGGCGGCCAACGCCAGCGTATTGCACTGGCGCGTGCACTCGCCGTTGAACCTAAAGTATTGCTGCTCGATGAACCCTTTGGTGCATTGGATGCAAAAGTCCGCAAGGACTTACGCCGCTGGTTGCGCCGCTTACACGACGAATTGCACATCACCTCCATATTCGTAACACACGATCAGGAAGAGGCAATGGAAGTAGCCGATAAAATCGTGGTACTCAACAAAGGCCAGATTGAACAAATTGGTACACCGGATGACATCTACAACAATCCGGCTAGCCCTTTTGTATACGATTTTATCGGGCAAGTGAATTTATTCCACAGCCGTGTGGACAATGGCTGGGCACATATTGGCGATTACAAAATTCCCGCACCGGAACATAACGACATTGCCAACCAACCCGCCATCGCTTATGTGCGCCCGCACGATATTGAATTAAGCGAACAGCAAAGCGATGGTGCTATTGCCGCGCGCATTGCCCATGTGAGCACTGCCGGTTCAGTACTGCGCATTGAATTGCTGCATCAATTGAACAATGAAGTGTTGCATGTGGAATTGCCGCGTGCGCAGGAACGCAGCCTGAATTTATCGGTAGGAGCATCGGTATATGCAAGGCCGACCAACTCGAAAGTGTTTTTGCAGAAATAA
- a CDS encoding O-acetylhomoserine aminocarboxypropyltransferase/cysteine synthase family protein: MSDQWKFETQSVHAGYTPDPTTKSVAVPIYQTVAYAFDSAQHGADLFDLKVAGNIYTRIMNPTNDVLEKRVAALEGGIAALALASGQAAVTYAIQTIAEAGDNIVSSTALYGGTYNLFAHTLPQYGITTRFADHTNPDSFESLIDERTKAVFVESLGNPQGNVTDIARIAEIAHRHGVPLIVDNTVATPYLLRPIEHGADIVVHSLTKYLGGHGNSIGGAIVDSGKFPWAQHKARFKRLNEPDVSYHGVVYTEALGAAAYIGRARVVPLRNTGAALSPFNAFLILQGIETLALRMDRINSNTQSIAEYLQKHSKVSWVNYAGLPDNVYHPLAQKYLGGKASGLLTFGLKADDGREAGARFLDALQLFTRLVNIGDAKSLATHPASTTHRQLSPEELKKSGVGLDTVRLSVGIEHIDDLLADLEQALAKV, encoded by the coding sequence ATGTCAGACCAATGGAAATTTGAAACACAATCTGTCCACGCCGGTTACACGCCCGACCCAACAACAAAATCGGTTGCCGTGCCCATTTACCAAACCGTTGCCTACGCCTTTGACAGCGCGCAACACGGTGCCGATTTATTTGATTTAAAAGTGGCGGGAAATATTTATACACGCATTATGAACCCCACCAACGACGTGCTGGAAAAACGCGTTGCCGCGCTGGAAGGCGGGATTGCGGCACTGGCATTGGCATCGGGGCAAGCCGCTGTGACTTATGCGATACAAACCATCGCCGAAGCGGGCGACAATATTGTTTCTTCCACTGCACTTTATGGCGGCACTTATAATTTATTTGCGCACACGCTGCCGCAATATGGTATTACCACTCGCTTTGCAGATCACACCAATCCGGATAGTTTTGAATCGCTTATTGATGAGCGCACCAAAGCGGTATTTGTAGAATCACTCGGCAACCCACAGGGGAATGTTACTGATATTGCGCGCATCGCCGAAATTGCTCATCGCCACGGTGTGCCCTTGATTGTCGATAACACCGTTGCAACACCCTATTTGTTGCGACCTATTGAGCACGGTGCCGATATAGTCGTGCATTCGCTGACAAAATATTTGGGCGGCCACGGCAACAGCATTGGCGGTGCGATTGTGGATTCAGGAAAATTCCCCTGGGCGCAACATAAAGCGCGCTTCAAGCGCCTCAACGAACCCGATGTGAGTTACCACGGCGTGGTTTATACCGAGGCATTGGGCGCAGCGGCCTATATTGGTCGCGCACGCGTAGTGCCACTGCGCAACACCGGCGCTGCACTCTCCCCTTTCAATGCTTTTTTAATTTTGCAGGGTATAGAAACACTGGCATTGCGTATGGATCGCATCAACAGCAACACGCAATCCATTGCTGAATATTTGCAAAAACACAGCAAAGTTAGCTGGGTGAATTATGCGGGATTGCCCGATAACGTTTATCACCCACTTGCGCAAAAATACCTTGGCGGAAAAGCCTCCGGCTTGCTCACCTTCGGTTTAAAAGCTGACGATGGCCGCGAAGCCGGCGCACGCTTTTTGGATGCACTGCAACTCTTCACCCGCCTTGTGAATATCGGCGATGCAAAATCACTCGCCACCCACCCGGCGTCCACCACCCATCGCCAATTATCGCCAGAGGAATTGAAAAAATCCGGCGTAGGTTTGGATACGGTAAGGTTATCGGTTGGTATAGAACATATCGACGATTTACTTGCCGATCTGGAACAGGCGCTGGCGAAGGTGTAA
- a CDS encoding energy transducer TonB, whose product MSAHAYSEPYSYDRRHVRQQLRHVKPVAVPRKSADVVQLSPRVIPSDYSHQKQIQLVYTKYRGAWSLLSLLLIVGLHFAAFAYFYFKPEVPITKAEVPPMSIEIYRPPVELPPPPVIPPEEVPPPPPPKVEKPKPKPVEKPKPVPVQKVVETPPPPPAPVVPPPPPPVTPATANPGYLRNPPPEYPELAVERGWEGTVILNVHVLGNGKPSSVEVKTSSGRSVLDKAAMDTVRRWSFVPAKQGETAIDSWVEVPIDFKLSNS is encoded by the coding sequence ATGAGTGCCCATGCTTACTCTGAACCCTACAGTTATGACCGTCGCCATGTCCGCCAGCAGTTGCGTCATGTAAAGCCCGTTGCGGTTCCACGTAAATCGGCAGACGTCGTTCAACTTTCTCCGCGTGTCATCCCCAGTGATTACAGTCATCAAAAGCAAATCCAATTGGTGTACACCAAATACCGCGGTGCATGGTCATTGTTGAGCCTGTTATTGATTGTGGGGCTGCACTTCGCGGCATTTGCTTATTTTTATTTCAAGCCAGAGGTGCCTATCACCAAAGCAGAAGTACCTCCAATGTCGATTGAGATTTATCGTCCGCCGGTAGAGTTACCACCACCACCGGTGATTCCACCGGAAGAGGTTCCGCCACCACCACCGCCAAAAGTGGAAAAACCAAAACCCAAGCCGGTAGAAAAACCAAAACCGGTTCCCGTGCAAAAAGTGGTAGAGACACCGCCACCACCGCCTGCACCTGTGGTGCCACCACCACCTCCACCGGTCACACCGGCAACGGCAAACCCGGGTTATCTGCGCAATCCACCGCCGGAATACCCTGAGTTGGCAGTAGAGCGGGGCTGGGAAGGTACTGTGATTTTGAACGTGCATGTGTTGGGTAATGGCAAGCCATCGTCGGTTGAAGTGAAAACATCCAGCGGCCGTAGTGTGTTGGATAAAGCAGCGATGGATACCGTAAGACGTTGGTCATTTGTACCTGCCAAGCAAGGTGAAACGGCAATCGATTCGTGGGTAGAAGTACCGATTGATTTCAAGTTATCGAATTCATAA
- the cysW gene encoding sulfate ABC transporter permease subunit CysW yields MAGAVSSLRSTKTGAAQAATSEATWVRVLLISVALTFLALFLFLPLVIVFSEAFAKGAHVYFAAVTEPAAAHAIKLTLIAAAIAVPCNVIFGLAAAWAIAKFDFRGKQFVITLIDLPFAVSPVIAGLIYMLLFGRQGFFGPWLNDHDIQIMFAVPGIVLATVFITFPFVARELIPLMQEQGKEQEEAAITLGASGWKMFWRVTLPSVKWALLYGMILCNARAMGEFGAVSVVSGKIREQTNTMPLHIEILYNEYQFAAAFAVASLLALLALVTLVLKSLLEWKAAREHELAVRAASAQ; encoded by the coding sequence ATGGCCGGTGCTGTTTCATCCTTACGTTCGACTAAAACCGGTGCTGCGCAGGCGGCCACCAGTGAAGCTACTTGGGTGCGGGTGTTATTGATCAGTGTTGCACTGACCTTTCTTGCGCTGTTTTTATTTTTGCCACTAGTGATTGTGTTTTCTGAAGCCTTTGCTAAAGGCGCACATGTGTATTTTGCCGCAGTCACTGAACCCGCTGCTGCGCATGCGATAAAACTGACATTGATCGCCGCAGCAATTGCAGTGCCTTGTAATGTTATTTTTGGTTTGGCGGCGGCATGGGCGATTGCCAAGTTTGATTTTCGCGGCAAACAATTTGTGATCACCCTGATCGATTTACCTTTTGCGGTATCACCTGTCATCGCCGGTTTGATTTATATGTTGCTGTTTGGCCGGCAGGGATTTTTTGGCCCTTGGTTAAACGATCACGATATTCAAATTATGTTTGCGGTACCGGGCATTGTGCTTGCCACTGTGTTTATTACCTTTCCGTTTGTAGCGCGTGAATTAATTCCACTGATGCAGGAGCAAGGTAAAGAGCAGGAAGAAGCGGCCATTACCCTGGGTGCAAGCGGTTGGAAAATGTTTTGGCGGGTAACCTTGCCATCGGTTAAGTGGGCACTGCTGTACGGCATGATTTTGTGTAATGCGCGCGCCATGGGTGAATTTGGCGCGGTGAGTGTGGTATCGGGAAAAATCCGCGAGCAAACCAACACCATGCCACTGCATATTGAAATTTTATACAACGAGTATCAATTCGCGGCGGCCTTTGCGGTTGCATCGCTACTAGCATTATTGGCGCTGGTGACACTGGTATTAAAAAGCCTGCTGGAATGGAAAGCCGCGCGTGAACATGAATTAGCCGTGCGCGCCGCAAGCGCCCAGTGA
- a CDS encoding sigma-54-dependent Fis family transcriptional regulator yields MSQENKAPVLLSLEGTNAQPLSVRAKALVFSDPISASLLEYIERIAPSEAPVLIGGETGTGKELVARHIHLLSGRRGPFLAVNCGAISDQLAESELFGHEAGSFTGAVGKREGWFEAANGGTLFLDEIGDLPLPLQVKLLRVLQEKEVVRIGSRKSIPVDVRLVVATNVDLDYAVSAGHFRRDLLYRINIAHVKLPPLRQRPGDILPLAEHFLKTYSQRMGYRQPQFSQDAVQLLLNYAWPGNIRELENVVHFALLVSSGDKIEPAHLKVTGGWNTGPIHQQVPQPVHQPFVNSGAQTYNLNTAGANVHSASFSNTESHSNNGSGNGDDPMSAIAKQLRRLFTEQGNSDHFDKLESLIVHEAFAHVRSNQVHGAALLGISRNVMRTLLKRHGLLADTGFTPAEEQSTHNDELHSLNPGYTG; encoded by the coding sequence GTGAGCCAGGAAAATAAAGCCCCTGTTCTCTTATCGTTGGAAGGTACCAACGCACAACCACTTTCGGTGCGAGCAAAAGCGCTGGTTTTTTCTGATCCAATTTCGGCAAGCTTACTCGAATATATTGAGCGCATTGCACCCAGTGAAGCGCCGGTATTGATTGGTGGAGAAACAGGAACCGGGAAGGAATTGGTTGCCCGTCATATCCATTTATTAAGTGGACGCAGAGGCCCTTTCCTTGCGGTTAACTGCGGTGCAATCAGCGACCAATTGGCAGAGAGTGAGTTGTTTGGTCATGAAGCTGGTTCATTTACCGGCGCAGTGGGTAAACGTGAAGGATGGTTTGAAGCTGCTAATGGCGGCACCTTATTTTTAGATGAAATCGGTGATTTGCCATTGCCACTGCAAGTAAAACTATTGCGTGTGCTGCAAGAAAAAGAAGTGGTGCGTATTGGCTCGCGCAAATCCATTCCGGTTGATGTGCGCTTAGTCGTTGCCACCAACGTTGATCTGGATTATGCAGTATCGGCCGGACATTTCCGTCGCGATCTGTTGTACAGAATTAATATTGCCCATGTGAAACTGCCCCCGCTGCGCCAACGTCCTGGCGATATATTGCCACTGGCAGAACATTTTTTAAAAACCTACAGCCAACGCATGGGTTATCGCCAGCCGCAATTTTCTCAGGATGCGGTGCAATTGTTGTTGAACTATGCCTGGCCGGGCAATATCCGCGAACTGGAAAATGTGGTGCATTTTGCATTACTGGTTTCCAGCGGCGATAAAATCGAACCTGCTCACTTAAAAGTGACCGGTGGATGGAATACTGGCCCAATCCATCAGCAAGTTCCCCAACCTGTGCATCAACCTTTTGTGAATTCCGGTGCGCAGACATACAACCTGAACACTGCAGGAGCCAATGTTCATTCTGCTTCGTTTAGCAATACAGAAAGCCATTCCAATAATGGCTCAGGCAATGGTGATGACCCGATGAGCGCTATTGCCAAACAATTGCGCCGTTTGTTTACTGAACAAGGCAACAGCGATCATTTTGATAAGCTGGAAAGTCTGATTGTGCATGAAGCATTTGCGCACGTACGCTCTAATCAGGTACACGGTGCTGCACTCTTGGGTATTTCGCGCAACGTTATGCGGACATTGTTAAAACGCCACGGTTTGCTTGCCGATACAGGATTTACACCAGCAGAAGAGCAATCTACACATAATGATGAATTACATTCATTGAATCCGGGTTATACAGGTTAA
- a CDS encoding FAD/NAD(P)-binding protein produces the protein MSEILNRKRLVIVGCGASAVLALVALANYQRDPSTLSTRHTAAIRLGITILDDNPSRPCGLAYSAIHPSLVLNVPAMRMGAFSDDPAHFFRWLQHTSEWKNLHPAFAELAIAGDDFFPRAIYGEYLTDVFDHAVQSLRVAGHTVELQSERVSAVKKGTSANAIQVITASGLCYEADTVLMATGNYPSLLDTQQSSAILSSPYVDEALHLNWKKINHLLIVGSGLSLVDAVQLAMSQGFEGTFHVVSRHGLLPHAHGTSHHSDVPVLSTQAKKASALLSDIRQYIERNEKNAIAWQCSVNQLREQNNYLWSGLNPKARHRLKRALPWWNSVRHRIPASTKTMLDNLQVQGRLCIHRATVNAIQITHNGFILSLAASRSKNARLEIIADKAIMCMGYRAGFSVVQDLCNGLLDDSTALTANFIGNNHYRISSKQEIYGIGPALAGVLFETTAIHEIREQAVCIAKAIFTTAADNTNTNTNTNTNTNTNTNSTQSVGVACTE, from the coding sequence TTGTCTGAAATCCTCAACAGGAAACGGTTGGTTATTGTCGGTTGCGGTGCCTCCGCCGTATTGGCGTTGGTCGCGCTGGCAAACTACCAGCGCGATCCCTCCACTTTATCAACCCGTCACACTGCGGCAATCCGTCTTGGCATAACCATTCTTGATGATAATCCTTCACGGCCATGCGGGCTTGCGTACTCCGCTATTCATCCATCATTGGTATTAAATGTTCCTGCCATGCGCATGGGCGCGTTTAGCGATGACCCTGCGCATTTTTTTCGTTGGTTACAACACACTAGTGAGTGGAAAAATCTTCACCCCGCGTTTGCAGAGCTAGCTATTGCTGGCGATGATTTTTTTCCTCGGGCAATTTACGGCGAGTACCTGACAGATGTATTTGATCATGCAGTGCAATCACTGCGTGTAGCTGGCCACACTGTGGAGTTGCAATCCGAACGAGTGAGCGCAGTAAAGAAGGGTACTTCTGCCAACGCTATACAAGTAATTACTGCCTCGGGCCTGTGCTATGAAGCGGATACTGTGTTAATGGCCACAGGGAATTATCCGTCGCTGCTGGACACACAACAATCATCGGCGATTTTGTCATCGCCTTATGTGGATGAAGCACTTCATCTCAATTGGAAAAAAATCAATCATCTCCTGATTGTCGGCTCAGGTTTAAGTTTGGTAGATGCAGTGCAATTAGCGATGTCGCAAGGATTTGAAGGAACATTTCATGTGGTATCCCGTCACGGCCTTTTACCCCATGCGCATGGAACATCGCATCATTCAGATGTTCCTGTGTTGAGCACACAAGCAAAAAAAGCATCCGCACTATTAAGTGATATTCGTCAGTATATCGAGCGCAATGAAAAAAACGCTATTGCCTGGCAATGCAGTGTGAATCAATTGCGAGAACAAAATAATTATTTGTGGAGCGGATTAAACCCCAAAGCGCGTCATCGTCTCAAGCGAGCTTTGCCTTGGTGGAATAGTGTGCGGCACAGAATTCCAGCCAGTACCAAAACGATGTTGGACAATTTACAAGTACAAGGCCGGTTGTGTATTCACCGCGCCACAGTGAATGCTATTCAGATCACTCACAATGGATTTATTTTGTCATTAGCGGCGTCGCGATCAAAAAATGCCAGGTTGGAAATCATCGCCGATAAAGCGATTATGTGTATGGGCTATCGCGCAGGGTTTTCAGTAGTGCAGGATTTATGCAATGGTTTACTTGATGATAGCACTGCATTAACCGCTAATTTCATCGGTAATAATCACTACAGAATTTCATCCAAACAGGAGATTTATGGAATTGGCCCCGCGTTAGCCGGTGTGTTATTCGAAACAACGGCGATCCATGAAATTCGTGAACAGGCGGTTTGTATCGCCAAGGCCATTTTTACGACGGCTGCTGATAACACCAACACCAACACCAACACCAACACCAACACCAACACCAACACCAACAGCACACAGTCTGTTGGTGTTGCTTGTACTGAATAA
- a CDS encoding MotA/TolQ/ExbB proton channel family protein, which produces MSELYQHIVEWTLWALIAFSIITWTLIVIKGVQHLSLSRQNRRFTKTFWSSADLHAAASFEKYVGATARVAAAGFQTLRNADASTATDLEHSWDRQDLLERHLRQQIQKERRSLENGLAVLASIGNTAPFVGLFGTVFGIIQALTAITATKSASIEVVAGPIGEALIATGIGIAVAVPSVLAYNFFLRRVKLIAADLDDFATDFVSLVQKSGFRIKSSTPVVKAAQSHPAREATSELRKPENGKEVFA; this is translated from the coding sequence ATGTCTGAGCTGTACCAACATATCGTTGAGTGGACTTTGTGGGCGTTGATCGCCTTTTCCATCATCACCTGGACGTTAATCGTCATTAAAGGTGTCCAACACCTGAGCTTGTCTCGCCAGAATCGTCGGTTTACCAAAACCTTTTGGTCCTCTGCCGATTTACACGCGGCAGCATCGTTTGAGAAATACGTTGGCGCTACTGCACGTGTTGCGGCAGCGGGTTTCCAAACCTTGCGCAATGCCGATGCAAGTACCGCAACTGATCTGGAGCACAGCTGGGACAGACAGGATTTGTTGGAGCGCCATCTGCGCCAACAAATCCAAAAAGAGCGCCGTTCATTGGAAAATGGTTTGGCGGTGCTTGCATCCATCGGCAATACCGCGCCCTTTGTGGGATTGTTTGGAACAGTGTTCGGTATTATTCAGGCGCTCACTGCAATTACCGCAACAAAATCCGCGAGCATTGAAGTGGTGGCGGGGCCGATTGGCGAAGCATTGATTGCTACCGGGATTGGTATTGCCGTAGCAGTGCCCTCAGTGCTGGCGTACAACTTCTTTTTACGTCGGGTGAAATTGATCGCTGCTGATCTGGATGACTTCGCCACTGATTTTGTGAGCCTGGTGCAAAAATCCGGCTTCCGTATTAAATCATCCACACCCGTAGTAAAAGCGGCGCAATCGCACCCCGCGCGTGAGGCGACATCAGAATTAAGAAAGCCTGAGAACGGCAAAGAGGTATTTGCATAA